Proteins encoded within one genomic window of Alosa alosa isolate M-15738 ecotype Scorff River chromosome 24, AALO_Geno_1.1, whole genome shotgun sequence:
- the myadma gene encoding myeloid-associated differentiation marker homolog, with protein sequence MPFVVLQTSRLLWVRTAALLCTCVTFSVAAHGGSLGNSGDLFMFCWCFSFAGTLLVLVVELFGLQMRAPVSWTNFPITFATYASLLCLTASVGFPLTFLKGYQWQGEVRDHRIAATVFSCLATVAYFVEVSLTRARPGEVAGYMATTPGLLKVCETFVACVIFVFISEPVSYDRYPALKWCLAVYCICFVLSAAVVILCVGECTGCLPFTFSRFLSAYSFLAVAMYLTATILWPVFQFDSRYGNNARRPDYCRNVGTCPWDKLVGVSVLTALNLLIYLADLAYSARLVFVSG encoded by the coding sequence ATGCCTTTTGTCGTTCTGCAGACGTCGCGCCTGCTCTGGGTGCGCACGGCGGCACTGTTGTGCACGTGCGTGACCTTCAGCGTGGCGGCTCACGGTGGGTCGCTGGGCAACTCGGGCGATCTCTTCATGTTCTGCTGGTGCTTCAGCTTCGCCGGCACGCTGCTTGTCCTCGTGGTGGAGCTGTTTGGCCTGCAAATGCGCGCGCCTGTCTCCTGGACCAACTTCCCCATCACCTTCGCCACCTACGCCTCGCTCCTGTGCCTCACAGCCTCCGTGGGCTTCCCCCTCACCTTCCTCAAGGGCTACCAGTGGCAGGGCGAGGTGCGCGACCACCGCATCGCCGCCACTGTCTTCTCCTGCCTGGCTACGGTGGCGTACTTCGTGGAGGTGAGCCTGACGCGGGCGCGTCCAGGCGAGGTCGCCGGCTACATGGCCACCACGCCCGGCTTGCTGAAGGTGTGCGAGACCTTCGTGGCGTGCGTCATCTTCGTGTTCATCAGCGAGCCCGTGTCGTACGACCGCTACCCGGCGCTCAAGTGGTGTCTGGCCGTCTACTGCATCTGCTTCGTGCTCTCGGCCGCTGTGGTGATTCTCTGCGTGGGCGAGTGCACCGGCTGCCTCCCCTTCACCTTCTCCCGGTTCCTGTCTGCCTACTCCTTCCTTGCCGTAGCCATGTACCTCACAGCCACCATCCTCTGGCCCGTTTTCCAGTTCGACAGTCGCTACGGCAACAATGCGCGGCGGCCTGACTACTGCAGGAATGTCGGCACGTGCCCCTGGGATAAGTTGGTGGGCGTATCGGTGCTCACCGCGCTCAATCTGCTGATTTACCTGGCGGACCTGGCCTACTCAGCCCGCCTGGTGTTTGTCAGCGggtga